One Papaver somniferum cultivar HN1 chromosome 10, ASM357369v1, whole genome shotgun sequence genomic window carries:
- the LOC113318287 gene encoding mitochondrial outer membrane protein porin of 36 kDa-like, producing MGKGPGLYTDIGKRARDLLYKDYQSDHKFTVTTYTSTGVAITSTGIKKGELFIADVNTQLKNKNITTDVKVDTNSRLFATVSIDEPAPGLKAIFNFVVPDQRSGKLELQYQHEYSGISTSIGLTANPVVNFSGVVGTPLLALGTDLSYDTASGNLTKCNAGVSFANADLIAAVTLNEKGQNLNASYYHIVSPLTNTAVGAEIAHSFSTNENTLTIGTQKSLDPLTSIKARINNHGKASALIQHEWRPKSLFTVSGEVDTRAIEKSAKVGLSVALKP from the exons ATGGGAAAAGGACCTGGTCTTTACACTGATATCGGCAAAAGAGCCAGAG ATCTTCTGTACAAGGATTACCAGAGCGATCACAAATTTACTGTCACTACATATACTTCTACTGGTGTT GCAATCACTTCTACTGGAATCAAGAAAGGTGAGCTGTTTATAGCTGATGTTAACACTCAGCTGAAAAACAAGAATATCACAACTGATGTCAAAGTTGACACAAACTCTAGg CTCTTTGCAACTGTTTCAATTGATGAGCCTGCACCTGGTCTCAAGGCAATTTTTAACTTTGTTGTTCCCGATCAAAGGTCTGGCAAG CTCGAGCTTCAGTATCAACATGAGTACAGCGGCATCAGTACTAGCATTGGCTTGACAGCAAACCCCGTAGTCAACTTCTCTGGTGTTGTAGGAACACCCCTTCTTGCTCTTGGTACCGATCTTTCTTACGACACTGCATCTGGTAACCTCACCAAATGCAATGCTGGAGTGAGCTTCGCTAACGCCGACCTGATTGCTGCTGTCACTTT GAACGAGAAGGGTCAGAACCTCAATGCTTCTTACTACCACATTGTCAGTCCCTTGACCAATACAGCTGTTGGTGCTGAGATTGCCCATAGTTTCAGTACAAATGAGAACACCTTGACCATCGGTACCCAGAAATCTCTGGACCCATTGACTTCTATCAAGGCTAGGATCAACAACCATGGCAAGGCAAGTGCTCTTATCCAGCACGAGTGGAGGCCAAAGTCCCTCTTCACCGTCTCAGGTGAGGTAGACACAAGAGCAATTGAAAAGAGTGCTAAGGTTGGTCTCTCTGTGGCTCTTAAGCCATAG